A genome region from Bacteroidales bacterium includes the following:
- a CDS encoding M23 family metallopeptidase has product MAEKKSLKRKKWIQKLRDKYLLVIRNEDTYEVKLSFRLSRLNVFIVLGLMTIILVVLTIFLIAFTPLREYIPGYMNVDLPRQMYALQLKADSIERAFMQQSIYFENLKNIIEGSDTTATYYQVGIGSEGQLDSSADYQNITLSHSPEDSLLRLEFQRQGRYIQDLSSGIVSPDEGELVPDFLFFSPLEGIVTNRFNADIGHFGVDLVANKNEPIKAILDGMVVFAGWTLETGHVIALQHQQNILSVYKHNAVILKKEGNFVKAGDVIAIIGESGELSTGPHLHFELWFNGNPVDPTDYIRF; this is encoded by the coding sequence ATGGCAGAAAAGAAGTCCCTGAAAAGAAAAAAGTGGATTCAGAAGCTCCGTGACAAGTATCTTTTGGTGATCCGCAATGAGGACACTTATGAAGTCAAGCTTTCTTTTCGCCTTTCACGCCTGAATGTTTTCATCGTCCTGGGGCTTATGACGATCATTCTCGTGGTACTGACCATTTTTCTGATCGCTTTCACTCCCTTGAGGGAGTACATACCAGGGTACATGAATGTGGACCTGCCAAGACAAATGTATGCACTTCAGCTCAAAGCCGATTCCATTGAAAGGGCGTTCATGCAGCAGAGCATCTATTTTGAGAATCTTAAAAACATCATTGAAGGCAGTGATACAACAGCCACCTATTACCAGGTGGGCATTGGCAGCGAAGGCCAGCTGGATTCCTCGGCCGATTATCAGAACATTACCCTTTCCCATTCTCCTGAAGACTCCCTGCTGCGGCTGGAATTCCAGCGGCAGGGAAGATACATTCAGGATCTTTCCTCAGGCATCGTCTCTCCGGATGAGGGTGAACTGGTTCCTGATTTTTTATTCTTTTCTCCGCTGGAAGGAATCGTGACCAACCGCTTCAATGCTGATATCGGCCACTTTGGCGTTGACCTGGTTGCCAATAAGAATGAGCCCATCAAGGCCATTCTTGACGGAATGGTTGTCTTTGCAGGCTGGACCCTGGAAACTGGTCATGTGATCGCCCTGCAGCACCAGCAAAATATCTTGTCGGTATACAAGCATAACGCTGTTATACTGAAAAAGGAGGGGAATTTTGTCAAAGCAGGGGATGTCATTGCCATCATCGGTGAATCGGGTGAGCTTTCCACCGGTCCACACCTGCATTTTGAATTATGGTTCAATGGTAATCCGGTAGATCCTACTGATTACATAAGGTTTTGA
- a CDS encoding 1-deoxy-D-xylulose-5-phosphate reductoisomerase has protein sequence MKKKGIAILGSTGSIGKQALEVIRQHGDLFELELLTARKNAGLLIEQAITYGPNAVVISDHALYGQVREALASYPVKVYAGEEAALEALEMENIDEVLLSIVGFAGLYPAIRSLELGHQLALANKESLVVAGEIITALSEKHHAPVIPVDSEHSAIFQCLAGERLSSVERIYLTASGGPFREKDRSEFPSITRQQALQHPNWSMGDKITIDSATLMNKGLEVIEARWLFNLQPEQIKVVIHPQSVVHSLVQFHDGSIKAQMGLPDMRLPILYALGYPERVPSDLPRFDFSDFPALTFSQPDFVKFRNLALAYEALDLGGNMPCILNAGNEVAVGAFLQERVLFTDIPVIIEQCMEEVPFVRHPELSEYTETDRVARKLAEAIVNQKRH, from the coding sequence ATGAAAAAGAAGGGGATTGCCATACTGGGTTCGACCGGATCGATTGGTAAGCAGGCACTTGAGGTGATCAGGCAGCACGGTGACCTATTTGAACTGGAGCTTCTCACTGCCCGTAAGAATGCCGGTTTGCTGATTGAGCAGGCGATCACTTACGGGCCCAATGCCGTGGTCATCTCCGACCATGCCCTTTACGGTCAGGTGAGGGAGGCGCTGGCGTCATACCCGGTGAAGGTTTATGCAGGGGAGGAAGCAGCCCTCGAGGCTCTTGAGATGGAAAACATTGATGAAGTGCTGCTGTCCATTGTTGGTTTCGCGGGATTGTATCCGGCGATCCGGTCACTGGAACTTGGACACCAGCTGGCACTGGCCAATAAGGAATCACTGGTGGTCGCAGGGGAAATCATCACCGCTTTGTCGGAAAAGCACCATGCCCCCGTGATCCCTGTCGACTCGGAGCACTCGGCCATCTTCCAGTGCCTGGCCGGTGAGCGCCTGTCTTCTGTTGAGCGGATCTATCTTACTGCATCCGGCGGGCCCTTCCGGGAGAAAGACAGGTCCGAATTTCCTTCGATCACCCGGCAGCAGGCGCTTCAGCATCCTAACTGGAGCATGGGGGATAAAATCACCATTGATTCGGCCACACTCATGAACAAAGGTCTGGAAGTGATCGAAGCCCGGTGGCTGTTCAATTTACAACCGGAGCAAATAAAGGTGGTGATCCATCCCCAGTCGGTCGTCCACTCCCTGGTGCAATTTCATGATGGCAGCATTAAAGCCCAGATGGGACTGCCCGATATGCGGCTGCCAATCCTGTACGCACTCGGATACCCCGAACGGGTCCCTTCTGACCTTCCGCGGTTCGATTTTTCGGACTTTCCTGCACTCACGTTCAGCCAGCCCGATTTCGTAAAATTTCGTAATCTTGCCCTGGCTTATGAAGCGCTTGACCTGGGTGGGAACATGCCCTGTATACTGAATGCAGGCAACGAGGTGGCTGTGGGAGCTTTTTTACAGGAGCGGGTACTGTTTACGGATATCCCGGTCATCATTGAACAATGTATGGAGGAGGTTCCATTCGTCAGGCATCCGGAATTATCCGAATATACGGAAACAGACCGGGTGGCAAGGAAATTGGCGGAGGCCATTGTAAACCAAAAACGACACTGA
- the rseP gene encoding RIP metalloprotease RseP — MEVLIKIIQLLLSLSILVIFHEMGHYIAARVFKTRVEKFYLFFDPWFHLFRFRHKETEYGIGWLPLGGYVKISGMIDESMDREQMKQPPQPWEFRSKPAWQRLIIMLGGVIVNVLLAMLIYVGILFAWGEQYLPTSEVNKYGISCDTLALELGLQNGDRILSVDQEPVVDFQKIIPHIILEEAKTIQVIRDGEPVEVIIRESAVSKLLKQENPVIWPRIPFEVAGFGKDSPAEKAGLKLEDRIIGLNQASLPFFTEFRNALQRFKNQEVIVDLVRSGDTLHIPVTVPESGLIGVQNKSLDAFFKFQEKEYSFLSAIPAGITKAFTGIGNYLKSLKLLFSTEKAYESVGGFITMGKIFPSTWDWQSFWGLTAFLSIMLAILNVLPIPGLDGGHVLFLMFEIVTGRKPSDKFLEYAQIAGMILLFALLIFANGNDILKLIRK; from the coding sequence ATGGAGGTGCTGATCAAGATCATTCAACTGCTGCTAAGCCTGTCAATTCTGGTCATTTTCCACGAAATGGGCCATTATATTGCAGCCAGGGTCTTTAAGACAAGAGTGGAGAAGTTTTATCTGTTTTTTGACCCCTGGTTCCATTTATTTCGCTTTCGCCATAAGGAAACTGAATACGGAATAGGCTGGTTACCCCTTGGGGGATACGTCAAAATTTCCGGGATGATTGATGAATCTATGGACAGAGAGCAGATGAAACAACCTCCCCAGCCGTGGGAATTCAGATCAAAACCTGCCTGGCAGCGCCTGATCATCATGCTGGGCGGAGTGATCGTCAATGTCTTGCTGGCGATGCTCATCTATGTCGGCATCTTGTTCGCCTGGGGGGAACAGTACCTTCCGACCTCTGAAGTCAACAAGTACGGAATTTCCTGCGACACATTGGCCCTGGAGCTGGGACTGCAAAACGGTGACCGGATCCTCTCAGTCGATCAGGAGCCCGTGGTGGATTTCCAGAAAATCATTCCCCACATCATTCTGGAGGAGGCGAAAACCATCCAGGTCATCCGTGACGGTGAACCCGTCGAGGTCATCATCCGGGAGTCGGCAGTCAGTAAATTGCTCAAGCAAGAGAATCCTGTCATCTGGCCAAGGATTCCGTTCGAGGTAGCCGGTTTCGGCAAAGATTCCCCCGCGGAAAAGGCCGGCCTGAAACTGGAGGACCGGATCATTGGGCTAAACCAGGCCAGCCTGCCGTTTTTCACGGAGTTCAGGAATGCCCTGCAGCGCTTTAAAAACCAGGAGGTGATCGTGGACCTGGTCCGCTCCGGAGATACCCTGCACATTCCTGTTACGGTTCCTGAAAGCGGACTGATCGGAGTGCAAAATAAAAGCCTGGACGCTTTTTTTAAGTTTCAGGAAAAGGAATACTCGTTTCTGTCAGCTATCCCGGCAGGCATCACCAAAGCATTCACTGGGATCGGGAATTACCTGAAGTCGCTCAAACTGCTGTTCTCAACAGAAAAAGCATACGAATCGGTTGGCGGATTCATCACCATGGGAAAAATCTTTCCTTCTACCTGGGACTGGCAGTCCTTCTGGGGATTGACCGCCTTTTTGTCGATCATGCTGGCCATCTTGAATGTACTTCCGATTCCGGGCCTGGATGGCGGTCATGTGCTGTTTTTGATGTTTGAGATCGTCACCGGCCGCAAACCCAGCGATAAGTTCCTTGAATATGCGCAGATCGCCGGAATGATCCTGCTGTTTGCCCTTCTGATCTTTGCCAATGGGAATGACATCCTCAAGCTGATCAGGAAATGA
- a CDS encoding YitT family protein: protein MAFLQHEKLFSRKWFATYSLITLGAFILAAGFVFFITPYKIVPGGVYGIAIVVHHLTKGIFSFFPNGLPVGAVGLVLNIPLTIIGIRILGPRFGVKTVVGFVLTSAFIDLITWYWGDAPLVTDDALLSSIFGGVLIGLGLGLVFKSKATSGGSDIIAMILAKHTRLPLGQLMIYVDSVIVLVGLIAFGDWRIPLYSWIVIFITGKVIDVVIEGISYDKTLFIISEKHQEIRTKILADLNRGGTLIEGKGMYNYDDRKIIFTVVNRRELAILEDYIHTVDPNAFLAVINANEILGQGFKSLEEKVSE from the coding sequence ATGGCCTTTCTTCAGCACGAAAAATTATTTTCACGAAAATGGTTTGCCACCTACAGCCTGATCACGCTGGGTGCCTTTATCCTGGCAGCCGGTTTCGTTTTTTTCATTACCCCCTATAAAATCGTTCCGGGAGGCGTCTATGGTATTGCCATTGTTGTCCACCATCTCACCAAGGGTATATTTTCATTCTTCCCTAACGGACTGCCGGTCGGTGCAGTTGGCCTTGTCCTGAACATTCCCCTCACAATCATCGGCATTCGTATTCTGGGACCCCGTTTTGGAGTGAAGACCGTGGTTGGTTTTGTTCTGACATCTGCTTTCATTGATTTGATCACCTGGTACTGGGGCGATGCACCACTGGTGACGGACGATGCACTGCTTTCTTCCATTTTCGGAGGTGTACTCATCGGGCTGGGGCTGGGATTGGTCTTTAAATCAAAAGCCACTTCCGGAGGATCGGACATCATTGCCATGATTCTGGCAAAGCATACACGCCTTCCCCTCGGGCAACTGATGATCTATGTAGACTCCGTCATTGTCCTGGTGGGCCTGATTGCATTCGGTGACTGGCGCATCCCTCTGTATTCCTGGATTGTGATCTTTATCACCGGCAAAGTGATCGATGTGGTCATCGAAGGGATCAGCTATGACAAAACCCTTTTCATTATCTCCGAGAAACATCAGGAGATTCGCACCAAGATCCTCGCTGATCTGAACAGGGGTGGAACCCTCATCGAAGGAAAAGGTATGTACAATTATGACGACAGAAAGATCATTTTCACCGTTGTCAACCGCCGGGAGCTGGCAATCCTGGAGGATTACATCCATACGGTCGATCCCAATGCCTTCCTTGCGGTAATCAATGCCAACGAGATCCTTGGCCAGGGATTCAAATCCCTGGAGGAAAAAGTCAGCGAATAA
- a CDS encoding type IX secretion system membrane protein PorP/SprF: protein MQLRKRYIANAVSVFFSIIPFVIFGQQEPQFSQYMFNHLGINPGVIGTNEAICAFGLYRQQWLGFEDTEGNDVAPETYTINLDAPIRFLRGGLGLSITSDKLGFEGNTIVKFGYAYHLKVGNGIMGLGAMVSFNDKSVDFSKLKPVDDDPILTQLGKESDMLVDASVGVFYRVPELFYVGISSTQVLQSRGKALGKVEGAEFKMQLRRHYYLTGGYEFTFPGNPAFTVTPSMLFKTDGASFQVDATALLNYKDRFWGGASYRLQDAIVVMLGVSYKNIRIGYSYDITTSSLGGSYSSGSHEVMAGYCFKLEVEKLRQSYKNTRFL, encoded by the coding sequence ATGCAATTAAGAAAACGGTATATTGCAAATGCTGTAAGTGTATTTTTTTCGATTATCCCGTTTGTCATTTTTGGCCAGCAGGAACCTCAGTTTAGTCAGTATATGTTCAATCACCTTGGGATTAATCCCGGTGTCATCGGTACCAATGAGGCGATCTGTGCCTTCGGGCTTTACCGGCAACAGTGGCTGGGTTTTGAGGATACGGAAGGCAACGATGTGGCACCTGAAACGTATACGATTAATCTTGACGCTCCAATACGCTTTCTCAGAGGGGGTTTGGGTCTTTCCATAACTTCTGACAAGCTTGGCTTTGAAGGAAATACGATCGTGAAGTTTGGGTATGCCTACCATCTCAAGGTTGGAAATGGAATCATGGGTCTGGGAGCGATGGTCAGTTTTAATGATAAGTCAGTGGATTTTTCGAAATTAAAACCGGTGGATGATGATCCGATTCTGACACAGCTCGGGAAAGAAAGCGATATGCTGGTAGATGCGTCCGTAGGTGTGTTTTATCGTGTTCCTGAACTGTTCTACGTCGGCATATCATCCACACAGGTGCTTCAATCCAGGGGAAAAGCGCTGGGAAAGGTTGAAGGAGCGGAATTCAAGATGCAGCTGAGACGGCATTATTATCTCACCGGGGGTTATGAATTTACGTTTCCGGGCAATCCGGCCTTTACGGTTACGCCCTCCATGCTTTTCAAAACAGATGGAGCTTCGTTCCAGGTGGATGCAACCGCCTTGCTGAATTATAAAGACCGTTTCTGGGGAGGTGCCAGCTATCGTTTGCAGGATGCCATCGTTGTCATGTTGGGAGTGAGTTATAAGAACATCCGGATCGGATACTCCTATGATATTACCACTTCCTCCCTCGGTGGATCCTACAGCAGTGGGAGTCACGAAGTCATGGCCGGGTATTGTTTCAAGCTGGAAGTTGAAAAGCTGAGGCAAAGTTATAAGAATACGAGGTTTTTATAG
- a CDS encoding SUMF1/EgtB/PvdO family nonheme iron enzyme, which produces MKRFFIFLLVMIVLGSCKNTGNGELIGVEKRPRFYQPDPYGMAYIPMGSFTMGIGDQDVPASQIHQPRTISISAFYMDETEITNNEYRQFVHYVRDSIARRLLGDVKPEVYLIEENKKTGEVYDPPILNWEEEIDWYGEEEREVLEEMFLPEHERYFRKKEIDTRKLFYEYYWVDWQAAAQKDHNTLGDPTNGMFANRPQGMTDRSVYVRKEVINVYPDTLAWIKDYVYSYNEPATQRYFAHPAYDNYPVVGVNWAQAKAFCIWRTELLNSYLSSKEEAVLNEFRLPTEAEWEWAARGGYELNPYPWGGPYTRNGKGCFLANFKPMRGNYVGDGGQTTVVVAHYPPNDFGLYDMSGNVAEWTNDAYDESTYNFAWDMNPTYTYSAKETDSPSLKRKVVRGGSWKDVAYYLQVYARNYEYQDTAKCYIGFRCVQNYLGRQKGDNPSKASYIYR; this is translated from the coding sequence ATGAAAAGGTTCTTCATCTTTCTGCTGGTGATGATTGTTCTGGGGAGTTGCAAGAATACCGGCAACGGGGAATTGATCGGCGTGGAAAAACGTCCGCGTTTTTATCAGCCCGATCCGTATGGCATGGCTTATATCCCGATGGGAAGCTTTACCATGGGGATCGGTGACCAGGACGTACCCGCCTCACAGATACACCAACCCAGGACCATCTCTATCTCGGCATTTTATATGGATGAGACGGAGATCACAAATAATGAATACCGCCAATTTGTTCATTATGTAAGGGATTCCATTGCCAGACGCTTGCTGGGCGATGTGAAGCCGGAGGTATACCTCATTGAGGAAAATAAAAAGACCGGAGAAGTGTATGATCCTCCCATCCTGAACTGGGAGGAAGAGATCGACTGGTACGGGGAAGAAGAGCGCGAAGTCCTGGAAGAGATGTTCCTTCCGGAACATGAACGGTATTTCCGGAAAAAGGAAATCGATACCCGTAAATTGTTCTATGAGTATTACTGGGTTGACTGGCAGGCAGCTGCCCAGAAAGATCACAACACCCTGGGTGATCCTACCAACGGTATGTTTGCCAATCGTCCCCAGGGGATGACCGACCGGTCCGTCTATGTGCGCAAGGAAGTGATCAATGTTTATCCTGATACGCTGGCCTGGATCAAGGATTATGTTTATTCATACAATGAGCCGGCTACCCAGCGCTATTTCGCGCATCCGGCATATGATAACTATCCGGTGGTTGGTGTGAACTGGGCTCAGGCGAAAGCATTCTGCATCTGGAGAACCGAACTTTTAAACAGCTATCTTTCCTCAAAAGAGGAAGCTGTTCTGAATGAGTTCAGATTGCCCACGGAAGCTGAATGGGAATGGGCAGCCAGAGGGGGATACGAACTCAACCCCTATCCCTGGGGCGGACCCTATACCAGGAACGGTAAAGGATGTTTTCTGGCAAACTTTAAGCCTATGAGGGGGAACTATGTGGGTGATGGCGGCCAAACAACCGTGGTGGTTGCCCACTATCCGCCAAATGACTTTGGCTTGTATGATATGTCGGGAAATGTCGCTGAATGGACCAACGATGCCTACGACGAATCCACTTACAATTTTGCCTGGGATATGAATCCCACCTATACTTACAGTGCTAAGGAAACAGACTCGCCTTCCCTGAAACGTAAAGTGGTCAGAGGAGGCTCCTGGAAGGATGTTGCCTACTATCTTCAGGTCTATGCACGTAATTATGAATATCAGGATACCGCCAAATGCTATATCGGATTCCGTTGCGTGCAAAACTACCTTGGGAGACAAAAAGGGGATAATCCTTCCAAAGCATCCTATATCTACCGATAA
- the gldL gene encoding gliding motility protein GldL, with amino-acid sequence MSKLYGWGASVVILGALFKINHYPGADYMLVAGLGTEAIIFFFSAFEPPFVEPDWSLVYPELAGLYHGSEVDVKTLKKGKQGSLAGELDSMLAEAKIDQGLIESLGKGLKKMSESTAVLSDVSNAALATNEYVENVKGASKSVSELSSTYAKTSQTLNKDLEGSQEHISNLKNASQSAASLSKVYNDASLSIKGNLSATDQFSESIKQAAQSASTLSQKYISSAERISESASKLESIGMESKDFNTQMKKVSDNLAALNAMYELQLQGSNENVESNSKLQVTLGHFLNSLNESVDKTTKYQQNMAAVNALYEKQLQGTNKQAEVTDQMQKALDRFLENLNASANLTSKYKQEVDSLTQNLAALNKVYGNMLSAMNVRMGS; translated from the coding sequence ATGTCCAAACTCTATGGATGGGGAGCATCCGTTGTCATTCTGGGAGCTCTTTTCAAAATCAACCACTACCCGGGAGCTGACTACATGCTGGTAGCCGGCCTGGGTACCGAAGCAATCATCTTCTTTTTCTCGGCGTTCGAGCCTCCATTTGTGGAGCCCGACTGGAGCCTGGTTTATCCTGAGCTGGCCGGTTTGTATCATGGCTCTGAGGTCGATGTCAAAACCCTGAAAAAAGGAAAGCAGGGCAGTCTTGCGGGTGAGCTGGATTCCATGCTGGCAGAAGCTAAAATTGATCAGGGGCTGATCGAGAGTCTGGGCAAGGGCCTGAAGAAAATGAGTGAAAGCACTGCCGTACTGTCGGATGTTTCAAATGCAGCTCTGGCTACAAATGAGTATGTTGAAAATGTTAAGGGCGCATCCAAATCGGTCTCTGAACTGTCATCCACCTATGCCAAGACCTCACAGACTCTGAACAAGGATCTGGAAGGATCGCAGGAGCATATCAGCAACCTGAAAAATGCGTCCCAGTCAGCTGCTTCCCTTTCAAAGGTCTATAACGATGCCTCTCTCTCGATTAAAGGAAATCTGTCGGCTACGGATCAGTTCTCTGAAAGCATCAAACAGGCTGCTCAATCTGCTTCCACCTTGTCGCAGAAATACATAAGCTCAGCCGAGAGAATCTCTGAATCGGCCTCCAAACTCGAATCCATTGGAATGGAATCCAAGGATTTCAATACCCAGATGAAGAAAGTGTCGGATAACCTGGCTGCCCTGAATGCAATGTATGAGCTTCAGCTACAGGGTTCTAACGAAAATGTGGAGTCGAACAGCAAACTGCAGGTCACCCTCGGCCATTTCCTGAACAGCCTGAATGAATCCGTGGATAAGACCACGAAGTATCAACAGAACATGGCTGCCGTGAATGCCCTCTATGAAAAACAGCTTCAGGGTACAAACAAACAGGCGGAGGTGACCGATCAGATGCAAAAAGCACTCGACAGGTTCCTGGAGAACCTGAATGCTTCGGCAAACCTGACCTCAAAATACAAACAGGAAGTGGATTCACTGACCCAGAACCTGGCTGCCCTGAACAAGGTGTATGGCAATATGCTCTCGGCAATGAACGTCAGAATGGGCTCCTGA
- the gldM gene encoding gliding motility protein GldM has translation MAGYKETPRQKMIAMMYLVLTSLLALNVSKEIIDTFIIMNESMETTARTFTSKMDNTYSKFSQQHSLNPNKVGPYWSKAQEVQKISQDLIDYINGVKYEVIITTDADINTVEEAKNTPLDEISSKDRFTEPTRYFFGRSRTGEEGVAGDLKKKLNEYRTTMLEYMGLPNDSDRLGLITEGDFRDADNKKQTWEQHYFYYTVLAADVAILNRLIAEVKNAEFDVVSHIYNEVTAEDFKFDQISAKVIANSRYIFEGDKYEAEVIVAAYDTKQNPAVYYAEGVDTLRNISNARLVDGKDGVVKLTLPAGSAGLKKYAGIVQVMDPSGMPQNYAFKDEYIVAKPSLTVSATKMNVFYIGVDNPVSISVPGISNDLINPRINVGSLTPAPAGNNYNFIVRIPKGSTGKALINVDAEYGGQHINMGTSEFRIKRVPDPKAFIANVNDGPVARNALIAAGAIIPRPPEDFEFDLNFVITSFTFVSVRSGDIFSSAARGNQLTQDMKTFITNAKRGTKVWLENIIAEGPDGNRRLGTITLVIE, from the coding sequence ATGGCTGGATATAAGGAAACCCCACGACAAAAGATGATAGCCATGATGTATCTGGTGTTGACCTCCCTGCTCGCACTCAATGTATCCAAGGAGATCATCGACACATTCATTATCATGAATGAGAGCATGGAAACCACTGCCAGGACATTTACCAGTAAAATGGATAACACGTATTCGAAATTCAGTCAGCAGCACTCATTGAATCCCAACAAGGTCGGCCCTTACTGGTCGAAGGCCCAGGAAGTACAGAAGATTTCCCAGGATCTTATTGATTATATCAATGGGGTGAAATATGAAGTTATCATTACGACTGACGCGGACATCAATACGGTGGAAGAGGCTAAGAATACGCCCCTGGATGAAATATCCTCCAAGGACCGGTTCACGGAACCCACCCGGTACTTCTTTGGCAGATCACGGACAGGTGAAGAGGGCGTGGCCGGGGATCTGAAAAAGAAACTCAATGAGTACAGAACGACAATGCTGGAGTATATGGGTCTGCCAAATGACAGCGACCGCCTGGGACTGATCACCGAGGGTGATTTCCGGGATGCGGACAATAAAAAACAGACCTGGGAACAACATTATTTTTACTATACGGTACTGGCTGCCGATGTGGCCATCCTGAACCGCCTTATCGCAGAAGTGAAAAATGCCGAGTTCGATGTGGTTTCTCATATTTACAATGAGGTGACCGCTGAAGACTTTAAATTCGACCAGATCAGCGCCAAGGTCATCGCCAACAGCCGGTACATTTTTGAAGGTGACAAATACGAGGCAGAGGTCATCGTAGCTGCCTATGATACCAAACAGAATCCGGCCGTGTACTACGCCGAGGGAGTGGATACCTTACGCAATATCAGCAATGCGAGGCTGGTCGACGGGAAAGATGGTGTTGTCAAACTTACGCTTCCAGCCGGATCGGCCGGACTGAAGAAATATGCCGGTATCGTTCAGGTGATGGACCCCTCCGGCATGCCGCAGAACTATGCCTTCAAGGATGAATACATCGTCGCAAAACCTTCTTTGACAGTCTCTGCCACCAAAATGAATGTTTTTTACATCGGAGTGGATAATCCGGTTTCCATTTCTGTTCCAGGTATCAGCAACGATTTGATCAACCCCCGCATCAATGTCGGATCACTGACACCCGCCCCTGCAGGAAACAATTACAACTTCATTGTCAGGATTCCCAAGGGCTCAACCGGCAAGGCCCTGATCAACGTCGATGCCGAATACGGAGGACAGCACATCAACATGGGGACGTCAGAATTCCGCATCAAACGTGTACCGGATCCCAAAGCGTTTATTGCCAATGTCAATGACGGGCCTGTGGCCAGGAATGCCTTGATTGCCGCCGGGGCCATCATCCCCCGCCCACCGGAGGATTTTGAATTCGACCTGAACTTTGTGATCACTTCCTTCACCTTTGTGTCGGTCCGCAGCGGGGATATTTTTAGCAGCGCAGCAAGAGGCAACCAGCTGACACAGGACATGAAGACCTTCATCACCAATGCCAAACGAGGCACCAAAGTATGGCTTGAAAATATCATAGCCGAAGGACCGGATGGTAACCGTCGTTTAGGTACCATCACCCTAGTCATTGAATAA
- the gldN gene encoding gliding motility protein GldN: protein MKKLIYLGLFIGLAFLGLTATAQILDSPPRDAAYDKTLVNENTPLPYAYVREADVLWEKRLWRVIDMEEKMNQVFYYPEIPHNQWRSLMQVIIDALKEGSITAYDASLPTDEFTAPLTFQELMNTLERADTMSLQRPYPPYDWYDTVISVTFNPSTVKNIRIKEDWFFDKHRSMLDVRILGICPVVEDYDEKGEFRAFKPLFWIYFPEARNIFAKSEVFNRFNSANRLTYDDVFHKRIFNSYIYKEDNVFDRKISEYSTGLDALLEAERIKYELFEFEQNLWEY from the coding sequence ATGAAAAAATTAATTTATTTGGGTTTATTCATCGGACTGGCTTTCCTGGGTCTGACAGCTACTGCTCAGATCCTTGACAGTCCGCCACGCGATGCGGCCTACGATAAAACCCTGGTCAATGAAAATACTCCGCTGCCCTATGCCTACGTCAGGGAAGCCGATGTCCTTTGGGAAAAACGTCTCTGGAGAGTGATCGACATGGAGGAAAAGATGAACCAGGTATTTTATTACCCTGAAATACCCCATAACCAGTGGAGAAGCCTCATGCAGGTCATCATCGATGCCCTGAAGGAAGGATCCATCACGGCTTACGATGCCAGCCTTCCTACCGACGAATTCACCGCTCCGCTGACCTTTCAGGAACTGATGAATACGCTGGAACGAGCCGACACCATGTCGTTGCAACGGCCTTACCCACCGTATGACTGGTATGACACGGTGATCTCGGTGACTTTCAATCCCTCCACCGTGAAAAATATCCGTATCAAGGAAGACTGGTTCTTCGACAAGCACCGTTCCATGCTGGATGTACGCATCCTGGGGATCTGCCCCGTGGTGGAGGATTACGACGAGAAAGGGGAGTTCAGGGCTTTCAAGCCCCTGTTCTGGATCTATTTCCCCGAAGCCCGCAACATTTTCGCCAAATCGGAAGTGTTTAACCGTTTTAACAGCGCTAACCGGCTGACGTATGATGACGTTTTCCACAAACGAATCTTCAACAGTTATATCTACAAGGAAGACAACGTATTCGACCGGAAAATTTCTGAGTATTCAACAGGCCTTGATGCCCTGCTGGAGGCTGAACGCATCAAGTATGAACTCTTTGAGTTTGAACAGAACCTGTGGGAGTATTAA